Below is a window of Apodemus sylvaticus chromosome 5, mApoSyl1.1, whole genome shotgun sequence DNA.
aagatctcagatggaaaaatcttccatactcttggattggcaggattaatatagtaaaaatggccatcttgccaaaagcaatatacagactcaatgcaattcccatcaaaatcccaactcaatttttcatagagttagaaagagcaattctcaaattcatctggaataacacaaaactgaggatagctaaagctatcttcaagagtaaaagaacttctggggaaatcagtattcctgacatcaagcagtactacagagcaattgtttttaaaaactacatggtattggtacagtgacaagcaagtagatcaatggaatataattgaagacctagaaatgaacccacacacctatagccacttgatctttgaaaaaggagctacaactatccagtgggggaaaaaagatagccttttcaacaaatcgtgctggttcaactggaggtcagcatgcaaaagaatgcaaattgatccatttttatctccttgtactaagctaaactccaagtggatcaaggacctccaaataaaaccagacacactgaaactaatagaaaacaaaatggggaagacccttgaggtcatgggcacaggggaaaagttccttaacagaacaccaatagcttatgctctaagatcaagaattgacaaatgggacctcatacaattaataggtttctgtaaggtaaaggacaaaatggcaaccaacaaattgggaaatgatctttaccaacactatatctgacagagggtttacatccaagatatacaaagaactcaagaaggtagacttcagagaaccaaatgacccctttaaaaatggggtacagagctaaacaaagaattttcagctgaggaacatcaaatggctgagaagcacctaaagaaatgttcaacatccttagttaacagggaaatgcaaatcaaaactaccctgagatttcacctcacaccagtcagaatggctaagtttaaaaactcaggagaaaacaggtaatggcaaggatgtggataaagaggaacattcctccacttctggtggagttgcaagctggtacacccactctggaaatcagtctggtggttcctcagaaaactgggaattatacgtccagaggaccctgctttaccactcctgggcatgtacccagaagattccccagcatgtgataaggatacatgctccactatgttcacggcagccctctttataatatccagaaactggaaagaacccagatgttccccaacagaggaatggatacagaaaatgtggtatatatacacaatggagtactatttagccattaaaaataatgaattcatgaaattcttagacaagtggatggaactggagaatattatcCTAAGTTAGGTagtccagtctcaaaagaacactcatgatatgcactcattcataaacggatattagcctagatgtTTGGAATACCCGAGAcctaattcacatatcaaatgatgcacaagaagaagggaggagtggcccctggccctggaaatgctcagtgtagcagtgtaggggaataccagggcagggaagtgtgAAGACATGGAttgggaacagagggagggaagagggcatatgggacttttgggaagtgcggattcaggaaaggggaaatcatttgaaatttaaataaagagtatatcatatatatatatatatatatatatatatataaaactttaaaacctaactaatatttattcatatattttattatactttattcAAATTCCTGtgaaaaaacaaaagagtaaAGTTCACTGCTAGTCGTTGTTTCTGTGAAGTTTATCTCTTTGTTTCatctctttaaacattttttctgcCCATAGCATTAGTAATTTGGTAGATAGTTAGGATAAGACAGGAGTGATAATATTGGTCATTTGGGAATAAAACTTAAGAATTTGGGACATATATGGTATATACAGATCAATATTCAGGTAAAAATTGATAATATTTCATTCATAACATTAAACATGTGAATTTGGTCAAAAATGTTAGGTATGagtttattaaaatttataagtATAATTTGATGGCATTCATGTGGAAaagcatgtgtatttatattttaaagtgaagGATTTACAATAATCTGATAGTTCATCAGTAAattccatattttctttaaaatattaagttatgTCTCTATTGAAAGCTTGGTAAAATCTTAAATGAAAACAATACTTTCTGGTTTTAAAGCTTTAAAAACAGTCAGTCttattatgtgaagaaataagtTGACAATTTTAGATATTAGGATTTTTCTTTGCGACACAGATATTTGCTAATGAATCTTTCCATAGCATTTTTCATCTCTTTATTTCTCAGTGTATAAATAGCTGGGTTTAGGAGAGgtgtaaaaacagaataaaatagagcAAGACATTTGTCCAACCAGGTGATATTGAGGGGCCACACATAGATGAAGATGCAGGGCAAGAAGAAGATCATTACTACTGTAATGTGTGCAGTGCATGTTGACAGGGCCTTAGAAGTTCCAGCTTTCGAGGTCTGGTGAAGAGTGATAAGGATATATGTGTAGGAAATCAGCAACAGTATAAAGCAGGTTATAGCCACAATCCCACATTCAGTATTCATTAAAGTATTTAGAGCATGGGAATCCATGCAGGCTAGCTTGATTAGGAGTGGCGGGTCACAAAAGAAACTGTCTATTTCCTTGGGACCACAAAAAGGTAGCTGCACAATCACTACCAAGTGACTTATACCATGTGTAAAACCAATTGTCCAGCAAGTCAACACCAACCCAGTGCATCTCTTCAGGTTCATGATGGTGAAGTAGTGGAGAGgtttgcagatggccacatagcgatcataaGCCATTACCACCAACAGCACCATCTCTCCTGATGGAATGCAATGGGTAAAAAAGACCTGAAACATGCATCCTGCAAAGGAAATAGTCTTGTTTTCCCTGAGAAAATCTATGATCATCTTAGGAGTGGTGTTTGAGGAGAGCCACATATCAACAAAGGACAGGTTGGCCAACAAGAAGTACATGGGGGAATGCAGATGGGGGTCAGTAGTTATTAAGATTATGATGACAATATTTCCACACATGATGAGAATATAAAGCATCAACAATATCACAAAGAGTAAGACCTGAATATTCTTTGAGTTGGCAAGTCCCTGGAGCATAAATTCAGACACAACTGTTTGATTGCTTCCATCCATTTTATTCAGTATATCTTCAGACATAACctgcaaagaaagaaagctcaTCAACCAGATGAATTAAGATATACCTTGTGAAATCAGACATTTACACTGAAACTTGCCTGGAAATGCATAAATATAAAGGGAAATCCAAATATGTATGATATTGTTACATATCTTACAAACAGAGTCAAATATGTATGGCCCTTGGTAAAGTTAATGAGTCAATAGTAACTCTCCAAGAAAAGATGCATTAGGTGTAACTGTTATATACATCCTCTTTCAAGAAACTCATCTTACCcggaagtaataaagaaaaaatgtaacatGAAATCACAAAAATCCATGTGGTTTTTTAACTAAGTGGTCTGAATTAGTTAGTAGCAATAATGATATTCTATAACAAAATGAGGTTCAATCTCAGAAACTTGTGGGGAATTACACTGAAGTTAAGTACAAATGGTCAGAAGGATGATACAATTTTAAAGCATGCTTAATTATTTCCTTGAGTGTTTGTAAAATAATATCCATTACAATAGTAAGTCATAATTTAAGCTTAAATTTATAATGTACATATTGTGAAAAACTCAGTGATGAAGCATTATAgaacatcatttaaaatatacacagGTACATTGAATCATTAAATAAATTTcccagttatttatttataagtataCATCATTGAATTTATTTAGTCAACTAAACTGATTCATAATTACCATTGCAAATACCTGTTGGAATAGATTTGCCAAGAATAGGGCAACCTATATTCAAATATGAGGTCTAAAAAATCATAGTTACTTCAAACTTAGCTCTAGAATATATGGATCTCACATTGCAACAAAAGCTTATGTATCTTGCAACAAAAAATATTGAGTATATCTATAATCTTAAATGCTGCAGTTTCTTGATAAGAAtaatatattatctattatcaatATATCTATCATTAGTAAATTTTCTCATTATGTTACATCTATACTGATCAAATATGTTGTTTTAAAGAATAGGATAAATTACATACCTATAAGCATAGCTATTCTTTGACTCTCAGCCTTTGATAAGTGTAAAGTTAAACATCCAGTGAGCAGCAATGATTCACCTCAAAACACAGGCAGGGTACTTCCATCAATTGAATGCATAATACTCAAGCTTTTTGGTGGATAATCATTCTCTAGATTCTCCTCCATTTAGTAATTCTCTTGGCAATTTCCTACTTCTGGGCTTATCATCTTTTATCCTTTGATATGTCTAGGTGAGTCAAATCATGATATAAACAATGAGATTCCTGACAGTATCTTTACAATTAATTTCCATCACTTTCTAAGTTGTCTAAGGATTTTGATGATAcactaaaaattaagaaaaagaagaggaagaggaagaagaaaaagaagaaagttctGAAGACATCAGCTAACACAACCATCTGCTTTAGAAGCATGGTAACAGAGAAGTAAATACATGTACCTTAGAAGATTTACCAAATATATAATGATACCCTGATTATACAACAAAGACTTTGTCTTTCTTGATAGTTTTGATTTTTCCAGAGGACAGTATCTAGTAAACCTGAACATTTGCAggattacattttttgttttaattatttttttatgttttaaaattataatataattacataatttcccccTTTTTCCTTCAAGTCATTTAATAAACCTCCtaaacactttttctttttctatccatttttattaatcattttatttgtttacagttcaaatgatattccacttcccagatacccctccaaaaaacccccatcctatccgcctctcccctctccccttttcctctatTAGAGTGCCCCTCTACACACTaacacactcctgcctcaccactctagcatccacATTCTCTGGGACAACAAGCCTCcatgctctctttcaaattcatagcttCTTTTTAAGTAATTATgaagtacatatatgtatatttataaacattttattcctAAATAGAGATTGCTCAGACTGTATAAAGTTACTGATGAAATTTATGTCCCCAATTCTCAGCATATCTGTCTTCCCTTTGTTCTTTGTGCGGGGCTGAGTCATCTTGGGCTCATCCCTGTGCTctttatcacattttcttttactgagtTTATTCTGCACAAGTTTAAGAAGTCACAATAGCAATGTGCCACAAATGAaaagaattaatatttaataGAGCAAGTACATTTCTTCACAAAACTGTGGCAAACTATCCTTTTCATTGAAAAGTAGAACCCAGTTGCAACTAATGCCTTTTATATTGTTTCGTCTAGTATTATATAAGTAGCACACTACTGGTTTATACAACTGTGGATGTAAAATGCATTGTATCTACTTTGTGATACATACTGATCACCATGATTTATCAAAAATCTTTTAATAATGATCTTCAGAATGTTTTACTTCCAGGTGATAAACACAattctagttaaaaaaaaaatgtaaccataTACTGCAATAGCTTAAAAAGATGTTACACAGTTAACATAGTAATGCATAGTaaagatatagaagaaaatacacacacgAGAATCATTAAGCCTTTCAAATATCCAGAGTACAATGATCCATGAATTGTCTTCTTTTTCCATATTTTCTAGTGAGTTATTAAACAATATATTTCTTGATATTATAGGTAATGAGTCTGTTGTTCAAATGAGCTCTGTGTAACATATttataaaagcacacacacaatatatagaATGTTTATATGTATGACAATATATgtcatattatatacatatatatatatatatatgcaataaagTACATGTTTGTGAGGGACGTTTTTTAAGATACTTGCTACTTTTCTTAAGTTCCAACATACATGCTCAGTAACTATGAAATATGCAGGTTTGAAAGAAATAATGACATGCAAATTGATTTTTGTGAACTTAGCAACCACTTTAGCCTTCTATTCTCTTGCCCAGGAGCTATCAGTTTTGTATAAGACCTTTTGTACAATATTGTATTGTATGAAAAACAATAATCTATTAAGGTATGActgtaaatgttttcctttaacaTAGTGGCAATCCCAATGCTGGTGTTTTGTTAACAAATattgatgaagaaaatgaaactgaattATCTTTTTTAGACTCTATAAACAATTTTCTTCTATATGTAATATTTTCCTATATTGGTTGTTCTTTTATCAATGCTAAACAATATAATAAtctgaatattaatatttatgtaaatatgtatggaTATACTCCTACTTACCCAATTTAGTAGAAACCAAGTAATAGATACTGATGACATATAGAGTAATATTTTAGTAGCTTTTAATGATGTACTTTGCCAGCAGATTGGTTGCTGAgtttttatctgtctgtctcttttgtttttagaggGTTAGAATGATTTTACTTATGAAATATGCTTTTAATTGAGGTAGAATGATATCAATTACTTCTTACCTTTCCTTCCTCAAATCATTCTCACCTACATACCTTAAATTCTTCCACTTCTACCCCTCAAGTTGatagtctctttttctttttttattattattattaaatatatgtgtacatgaatgtagTTTTATACACATAGAGACTCACGATACATACACAAAGTCTATTGAGTCAAATTTTGTTATTGTATATGAATTCAATTTTGACCACACTACATTTGTCAACAATTAGAGGACTCATTCCTGGGAGATATTATTCCCCTTCTTTTATAGAGACTAGTTCTCAGACATTTAAAATCTGAGTTCTACAATGCCCATGTATTATGTTTTTTTCACTTGAATTGCTATCACTTTacaatttctatattttatttgattaagTTGATGATCTTCTGATATAGATATGAAAACTCATGGAATGGAACAGGTGAAG
It encodes the following:
- the LOC127684488 gene encoding olfactory receptor 4K3-like; translated protein: MDGSNQTVVSEFMLQGLANSKNIQVLLFVILLMLYILIMCGNIVIIILITTDPHLHSPMYFLLANLSFVDMWLSSNTTPKMIIDFLRENKTISFAGCMFQVFFTHCIPSGEMVLLVVMAYDRYVAICKPLHYFTIMNLKRCTGLVLTCWTIGFTHGISHLVVIVQLPFCGPKEIDSFFCDPPLLIKLACMDSHALNTLMNTECGIVAITCFILLLISYTYILITLHQTSKAGTSKALSTCTAHITVVMIFFLPCIFIYVWPLNITWLDKCLALFYSVFTPLLNPAIYTLRNKEMKNAMERFISKYLCRKEKS